A region from the Diorhabda sublineata isolate icDioSubl1.1 chromosome X, icDioSubl1.1, whole genome shotgun sequence genome encodes:
- the LOC130451187 gene encoding synaptojanin-1 — protein sequence MAMHKGFRVYEKCTPPSPHSILLERKGKENTLLFESQAVAVLSAQETEAVKKQYTKILDAYGCLGVLQLNASDTTVLYLVMITGSFSVGKIGDSEIFRITQTQFVPLHYSQNEDRISEVRKLLNSGTFYFTWYSGPPSGSALDLTLCAQRRSKTSTTDHRFFWNRMLHVHFVRFGVDCNNWLVKSMCGSVEIRTVYVGSRIALAAIISRLSCERAGTRFNVRGTNDEGHVANFVETEQVIFLDNEITSYLQTRGSVPLFWEQPGVQVGSHKVRISRGYEASKAAFNRHMTTIKERYGKQIIVNLLGTSLIGSKEGEANLSQEFQKHHKESVHSDVPHIVFDYHQECRSGNQANLQKLKNKLEQQLQDFGFYQANGTTVFSLQKGTIRTNCLDCLDRTNCVQTFFGLEILSRQLVCMQLTEKKTRFEEVFKQMWINNGNEISKIYAGTGAIQGGSKLMDGARSAARTIQNNLLDNSKQEAIDILLVGSTLSSELADRARNLLPYNTLHAPNHVLREMCRRYTEYTEVLPIRVAAGTYNVNGGKHFRSVVFKDIKLSDWLLDPHIKCQGSLVDTGFIDAHKSIPVDIYAIGFEEIVDLSAANIVNSSTENAKAWAIELQKVLSRDRPYVLLTYQQLVGVCLYVYVRPEHVPYIRDVAVDSVKTGLGGHTGNKGAAAIRFVFYATSMSFVCAHFAAGQSQVNERNADYNEITRKITFPMSRSLNSHEYLFWCGDFNYRVDMDKDEIKELIKQGDFDSILINDQLKKQQEEGNVFKNFIEGNITFPPTYKYDLFSDDYDTSEKCRAPAWTDRVLWKRRNLTPDINGVAQESPGNLVYYGRAELKQSDHRPVIAIVDIEVRNVNEQKRQKVFYEVIADMGPPDSTIIVHCEDAPQNDDFIIFDDSMVTILLEEFSQFGETILVRFVADTMWITFRDGQLVLEALKKTNGKITINDFNFTLSLKTPNWVDQAKEEIGLCSNNTIPLYISPSQSDYNCLGIPEVNKIPRSVPPGRPPPPTVKSTPPSLRRVPPKAGVIHMPMKPQTSVTSPTHTSPISAQPSLPNAPTLGGVPPLSAPPQMPPPDLPNQLSQEEGVYEEISDDIISTPEPSAPPPPPPRQEAATVLPPTPSRGPPPVPARSAPPPPLPARPRQ from the exons ATGGCTATGCATAAAGGTTTTCGTGTTTACGAAAAATGTACTCCACCAAGTCCTCATAGTATTCTTCTTGAacgaaaaggaaaagaaaacaCTTTATTATTTGAGTCACAGGCCGTGGCAGTTTTAT cgGCACAAGAAACTGAAGCTGTAAAAAAGCAATATACAAAAATTCTAGATGCTTATGGTTGCTTAGGTGTTTTACAGCTTAATGCAAGTGATACTACAGTATTATATTTAGTTATGATTACAGGCTCCTTTTCTGTAGGCAAAATAGGAGACTCTGAAATATTTCGTATTACTCAGACTCAGTTTGTACCACTACATTATTCTCAAAATGAAGATCGAATTTCAGAA GTAAGAAAATTACTTAATTCTGGTACTTTTTATTTCACTTGGTACTCTGGTCCCCCAAGTGGTTCTGCACTTGATTTGACATTATGTGCTCAAAGAAGAAGTAAAACAAGTACTACAGATCATAGATTCTTTTG gaaCCGGATGCTACATGTACATTTTGTTAGATTTGGTGTAGATTGTAATAATTGGCTAGTGAAATCAATGTGTGGTTCGGTGGAGATAAGGACAGTATATGTTGGTTCCAGGATAGCACTTGCTGCAATTATATCTAGGTTGAGCTGTGAGCGAGCTGGAACaag atttaatgTTCGAGGTACAAATGATGAAGGGCACGTAGCTAATTTTGTGGAGACTGAACAAGTGATATTTTTGGATAATGAAATTACTTCTTATTTGCAAACTAGAGGCTCAGTACCACTGTTTTGGGAACAACCAGGAGTACAA gttGGTTCTCATAAAGTGAGAATATCTAGAGGATACGAAGCGTCAAAAGCAGCTTTCAATAGGCATATGACAACTATTAAAGAACGTTATGGTAAAcaaattatagtaaatttattagGAACAAGTCTTATAGGAAGTAAAGAAGGTGAAGCTAATCTAAGTCAAGAGTTTCAG aAACACCATAAAGAGTCAGTTCACAGTGATGTACCTCATATAGTATTTGATTATCATCAAGAATGTAGAAGTGGAAATCAGGCAAATTTGcagaaactcaaaaataaattagaacaaCAACTTCAGGATTTTGGATTTTATCAAGCAAATGGAACCACCGTTTTTAG tttacaaAAAGGCACTATTCGTACAAATTGCTTGGATTGTTTGGATAGGACAAATTGCGTTCAGACATTTTTTGGACTTGAG ATTTTATCAAGACAACTAGTTTGTATGCAATTAACTGAGAAAAAGACTAGATTTGAagaagttttcaaacaaatgtggATAAACAATGGCAatgaaataagtaaaatttatgcTGGAACAGGGGCGATACAAGGTGGATCAAAA ttgaTGGATGGTGCAAGATCAGCAGCTAGGACAATTCAGAATAATCTGTTGGATAATTCCAAACAAGAAGCTATTGATATATTATTAGTTGGATCTACATTATCATCTGAATTAGCCGATAGAGCTAGAAATTTGTTACCGTATAATACACTACATG CTCCTAATCATGTGCTTCGAGAAATGTGTAGGCGTTATACTGAGTATACAGAGGTTCTTCCAATCCGGGTAGCAGCGGGAACTTACAATGTTAATGGAGGCAAACATTTCCGTAGTGTAGTTTTTAAAGACATAAAACTATCAGATTGGCTCTTGGACCCACATATAAAATGTCAAGGAAGTCTAGTGGATACAGGATTCATAGATGCACACAAATCTATACCAGTAGATATTTATGCTATAGGTTTTGAGGAAATAGTAGACTTGAGTGCTGCTAATATAGTTAATTCAAGCACTGAAAATGCAAAAGCTTGGGCTATAGAGTTACAGAAAGTGCTATCTAGAGATAGACCATATGTTTTGTTAACTTATCAGCAGTTAGTTGGTGTATGTTTATACGTTTATGTACGACCTGAACATGTGCCATATATCAGGGATGTTGCAGTAGATTCTGTAAAAACTGGACTTGGTGGTCACACCGGAAATAAAG GGGCAGCTGCAATAAGATTTGTCTTTTATGCTACCTCTATGTCATTTGTATGTGCCCATTTCGCAGCTGGACAATCTCAGGTGAATGAAAGAAATGCAGATTATAAcgaaataacaagaaaaatcaCATTTCCAATGAGTCGATCTCTTAACAGTCATGAATATCTATTCTGGTGTGGAGATTTCAATTATAGGGTCGATATGGATAAAGATGAAATAAAAGAGCTCATAAAACAAGGAGATTTTGATTCTATTCTGATTAATGATCAGTTAAAAAAGCAGCAAGAGGAGGgtaatgtatttaaaaatttcattgaaggTAACATCACCTTTCCACCAacatacaaatatgatttgttCAGTGATGATTATGATACTAGTGAAAAATGTAGAGCTCCTGCTTGGACTGATAGGGTCCTCTGGAAAAGAAGGAACCTCACCCCTGACATCAATGGAGTAGCACAAGAATCACCTGGTAATTTGGTTTATTATGGTAGAGCTGAGCTTAAGCAAAGCGATCACAGACCTGTCATTGCTATTGTCGACATAGAAGTTAGAAATGTTAACGAACAAAAACGGCAAAAG GTATTTTACGAAGTTATTGCTGATATGGGCCCGCCTGATTCAACAATTATAGTGCATTGTGAAGATGCACCTCAAAATGATGACTTCATTATATTTGACGATAGCATGGTTACAATACTTTTGGAAGAGTTTTCACAATTTGGGGAAACTATTTTAGTTAGATTTGTAGCAGATACCATGTGGATAACATTTAGAGATGGACAGTTGGTTTTAGAAGCATTGAAGAAAACTAATGGGAAGATAACG ATTAATGATTTCAATTTTACGTTGTCATTGAAAACTCCTAACTGGGTTGACCAAGCAAAGGAAGAAATCGGATTATGTTCAAATAATACTATTCCTTTATACATTTCTCCAAGCCAGTCAGATTATAATT GTTTAGGCATTCCAGAAGTTAATAAAATTCCTCGTTCGGTTCCACCAGGAAGACCTCCTCCACCGACAGTAAAATCTACACCTCCATCTTTAAGAAGAGTACCACCTAAAGCTGGTGTTATACATATGCCCATGAAACCTCAAACTTCAGTGACTTCTCCAACACATACTTCTCCAATATCTGCTCAGCCATCACTCCCAAACGCTCCAACGTTAG GAGGAGTCCCACCACTCTCTGCTCCTCCTCAAATGCCCCCTCCTGATTTGCCAAACCAACTGTCACAAGAAGAAGGCGTATATGAAGAAATCAGTGATGATATAATAAGTACTCCTGAACCGTCAGCACCTCCTCCACCCCCTCCAAGACAAGAAGCTGCAACTGTTCTACCACCTACTCCTTCTAGAGGACCGCCACCTGTACCAGCCCGTTCTGCCCCTCCACCACCACTCCCTGCAAGGCCACGACAATAG
- the LOC130451060 gene encoding uncharacterized protein LOC130451060: MNRKTYEEKLARVQRLVAIGITGAQRSTPQATLDVLLNLKPLDLHIKGLAAKSALRLRETGLWKQSNYGHTRILRKIENMADIVDKGVLKQRTDYTTARLTFDIDLNILIPTREDWEENPGTVNNLIFTDGSVNDKRTGAGVYFEVLGIKESLRLRNGCNIMQAKLRAIERTGELIRCRDETMRDITIYMDSQATLRSLSSTAVRSRSVVSCHETLSWICDQKVRLCWIPGHSNVKGNQMADKLAKLGTTRSGNETVGLPLPPIKLLRDTIDRILEGEHGKRWSNRDDCVISRSLWAVLQKRKTTELLGYGKASIRRVVAVITGHCTVGSILRKMGIRTDR, encoded by the coding sequence ATGAATAGGAAGACATATGAGGAAAAACTCGCCAGGGTGCAAAGGCTAGTAGCCATAGGCATAACGGGAGCACAAAGAAGCACACCCCAGGCCACACTGGATGTGCTGCTGAATCTGAAACCACTGGATCTGCACATAAAAGGATTAGCAGCTAAAAGTGCCCTCAGACTGAGGGAAACTGGTCTGTGGAAACAATCCAACTATGGGCACACCAGGATACTAAGGAAGATAGAGAATATGGCGGATATAGTAGACAAAGGTGTACTGAAACAACGCACCGACTACACTACCGCCAGACTGACTTTTGATATAGACCTGAACATCCTCATACCAACGAGAGAGGACTGGGAAGAGAATCCAGGAACAGTAAATAACTTGATCTTCACGGACGGGTCCGTAAATGACAAACGGACGGGAGCGGGAGTATACTTTGAAGTTCTGGGAATAAAGGAATCCTTGAGGCTTAGAAATGGCTGCAATATAATGCAAGCCAAGCTGCGGGCAATAGAACGAACCGGGGAACTAATCCGATGCAGAGATGAAACGATGCGTGACATAACAATCTACATGGATAGCCAAGCGACTCTGAGATCACTGTCGTCTACGGCAGTGAGATCTAGATCAGTGGTGAGCTGTCACGAAACCCTGTCATGGATTTGTGACCAAAAGGTTAGACTCTGTTGGATACCTGGACACAGCAATGTAAAAGGGAATCAAATGGCAGACAAACTTGCCAAATTGGGAACGACCAGGAGCGGGAACGAAACGGTGGGCTTGCCACTACCACCGATCAAATTGCTGAGAGACACGATAGATAGAATATTAGAGGGAGAGCACGGCAAGAGATGGAGTAATAGAGATGACTGTGTCATCTCACGCTCCTTGTGGGCGGTGCTACAGAAGAGGAAGACAACAGAACTGCTAGGCTATGGGAAAGCCTCGATCCGAAGGGTCGTAGCAGTGATTACCGGTCACTGCACAGTAGGCTCTATACTCAGAAAAATGGGTATCAGAACCGACCGATGA